From the genome of Solanum pennellii chromosome 6, SPENNV200:
GAATCATACTCTTTCTGATACGGGCTTAAGCTTATTGACCCACTTTGATTATCTCAAGAGAAaactttaattataataataaataagggGGCTGGTAGAGGATAAATCTGGTCTTTATTGATTTTTAGGAGTTCCTAAAGGCATTTATGTTGGTTCTGGTTACTCTTATCTGTATCTCTAAGATTTTGGTTGGATGCTTAATTGCTTATATTCTTTCCAAGTGTGGAACATGTTATGCTATAAGTTCGAACTTGGATTTTTGGAAGCATCTATTTGTGCATCCTTCACTGCAGCACCTCAATTTCTGTGACCTACTTAAATTTCTCTTTACAGTGTGTatagaatgaatgaaaatgtattCACGAAGATACTTCACATTGAGAGATTATTTTCTGAATCATTTTTCTATGTTTCATTGAGTATAAAAATAGGAGATATATAGTAATCATACAAGGTGGAGGATCGCTGTTGAAGGTAGACTTTGGTTATGTTCTTAAGTATTAAAgattgataaataatattttgattgttGGTTGAAGTTACATGGAGTACGAGCCAAGTTATGTGGAAAAAACTAAATGTAACCAAATAACAATCTACAAATCCATCTTTAGTTTTCACTATAACTAGATTTGATGAGTTTCATGTGATATATGATCCGAAATGCAATATTCTTAATTTTAAGAGACTCGTTCTTTGAAGAGGAAGTATGTAGACCCTCCTTCAAGGGAGCCAGATAGTGAAAGGCTTATTCTTTTGTAATCTTGCTGATTATGCTTGACTAAGTGATCTATGACTGGGTCAATTTAGAAAGTCTCAAACACGGCAAGCCTAGATGAAATGCGAAGAAAGATTTGGCTTTGACTCAAAGAAAAAGGACCGTCTCAGCTCAACCTTAAAACCTACTGAGATAAGATAAGTGACTGAAGGAGAACTAGACCTATTCCTAGGGGGTGATGAGGACGGTGTGAGGaagtaaaaaagaattatacttGAATCTGGGAGAGCTGTGGAAACTCTATATAGTTTGTATATTCATGGTTGTGGCACAGAAAAAGACCATTTATTAAAACCATTAGGAACTTCAAATCTTGGAGACGTGGTCTATTCATGAGGTGGTACCTTATCGTGGTGTTGGATTTGAAGTTTTTATGGAGTCCCGTATTGTTGTAGGAGTCTACCCGTTGTCCATAATGTCTCAAAATGATAGAGTAACAATGTTTCATTTAGAGATTTAATTGAATGATGATTATTCCCTCAGTATCAAAATAGCTGCAGACCTTATATATTGCTTAGGTTTACTTTCTCTCTTTTGGCTTGCTAGTGATGTGTATGGTACTAAGTGAACAGATCTTTTGAGAGAAAACCTGATTATTCAATGGGTTCCTTCTTGTGGGAATCAATTATCTTCAATTTTGTCATGAGTTTGTTGTAAATTGGTCCTTTGAAGTGGAACTTTATCTGCTGTATATCTTATCCCCCTTACAAAATGAAGCAACAAAAAATAGGAGGGAGAGGGAAAGAAAGAAGTAGGAAAAAGATTTCTAGATACTTATTGGAACTGTAATGGGATACCATGTTGCGGCTATCATCTATAAAACTGTATTTAAGCTCTGACAGTGCTTCTTTTATGGTCTGTTCTTTTCACTTCTACATCCTTGTTATTTTCTAGCTTTTGTGTGTTGGGTGGGTAGGGagctttatctttttctttgtgATTCATGAAATTCTTCCTGTTTTGCATTTATAATCTGTGAGTGATGCTTGGATTTTCTACTTTTGTTTGTTCTTATCACCTTACGACTTATGTGTATTCTTATCACCTTAGACACTCATATACATTTGGTTCGATGCAGATTGAGCCAATACCTAGTGGGAATCTGCCTCCTGGGTTTGATCCAACCACCTGCCGCAGTGTGTGAGTGTCCTGTTGGGGCCAgtctattttctttctcttcctGCTTGTTTGTTTTGACATTttctttgacatttttgaattttatgcaTTTAACTTAGCTTTAATTTGTTATGATTTGATTATTGGAGAAGGTTCTTATAgcttcatgtattttttttcctttgttttctttttttaaatcttttagtttttttatttctgaGAAAATGCAGGTTTGTTGGGAATATTCACCCGCAAGTGACTGAACCTCTTCTTCAGGAAGTATTCTCTAGTACTGGTCTTGTGGAAGGATGTAAGCTGATAAGGAAGGAAAAGGTTAATTTTCTTCTCTCCTTGCTTAATTTGTATGAATTCTCGGCGACTAGGACTTCCTCCTTTCTTCTCTCTAAGTATTGTATTCTCTCTTTGACGCTGTCATTTACAAGTCTGTTCTGTCGTGCAGTCATCTTATGGTTTCATCCACTACTATGATCGTAGATCAGCTGCACTTGCTATAGTCACTCTTAATGGAAGGCATCTGTAAGTAAATTTAAGAGCTCTCTATTTCAAACTTGGCCTTGGTTCAACTGTGATTCTTTCTCCGGTTACAGGTTTGGGCAGCCTATTAAAGTTAATTGGGCATTTGCCAGTGGACAGAGGGAGGACACTTCAAGTAAGTTTCAGTGTCTATCTATCAATGTTTAATCCTCAATTAACTTTGCACTTCgccctttattttttctttgtgcTAGTTTGTGAACCTGTGTGAAGAGTGTTTTTCTGCTCTTTGCAGGTcactttaatatatttgttggtGATCTGAGCCCTGAAGTTACTGATGCAATGCTATTTGCTTGCTTCTCTGTTTACCCTGGTTGCTCGTAAGTGTCATCCTCCTATTTTGAACCCACCCTAAAAAATGTCAGTTGAATATCACCTAATGATTGTATCATGCCTTCAATGCATTTACTTCAGAATGTTTAAAATGCATCCACGAGGGAAAAGTGATAGGGTTGGCGATGCTTAAATACAACGGCTAATTATCCCTTTTTAATGACAGTGATGCAAGGGTAATGTGGGATCAAAAGACTGGGCGTTCTAGAGGTTTTGGTTTTGTTTCTTTCCGTAACCAACAGGTAATTTTTTGGTATATAGGTTCACGTTTTCTTTTGTCATCCCCTCTTTGATATTgtaataaattctttttttctttttgcaggATGCTCAAAGTGCCATCAATGATTTAACAGGTAGAGAGCATTTGAGCAGTTTTTGTACACATTTCACTTTGTTCAATGTGTATGTTGTAGACCGTTCTTATACAGTAGGAAGCTATAAGATTTGATTTAATCATTAAACCTTAAGTTCAAATATTAAATTGCTTCTAATCTGAATGGCTGAATGTGCACATTTATTTCTCCTTTGTTTTTGAAGGCAAATGGCTTGGTAGTAGGCAGATACGTTGCAACTGGGCTACCAAAGGTGCTAACTCGAATGATGACAAACAGAGTTCTGATGCCAAAAGTGTTGTGGAATTAACAAATGGTTCATCAGGTATGTAATTCTTTAATGAATCCTTGGCCAGTGCTTTAATTGGTAAAGAAGTTTATGCACGACAACTTAAGCACTGTGTATCAAAACTAGTTGGATTCAGTACATGTACTTCTTCGTTGTGTACTCAATCAATGTTGTTCTTGCCTCCTTTGTACATGGTCAATATCATAAACTAAATTCCCTGTTTATTTGCCTTTTTGGTATTGTAGAAGATGGTAAAGAGGCAGCGAATAGTGATGCTCCTGAAAATAACCCACAATACACCACTGTTTATGTGGGCAATATTGCTCCTGAGGTGAGGACATCTCTTACCATTGTTTAGTTTCCATCTTTCCTCCATTAAGATGTCAACGTTGTAACTTTTTTAGGTTGAAAATAACCAGTCTACCTTGGCATATTCTCTTCTAATTTCCTTCTTGGCCTTTGGCAAGGACTTTTCCCTTACAAGCCTTTATTATTTCAGGTAACACAGATTGATCTCCATCGCTACTTTCATGCCCTTGGTGCAGGAGTGATAGAGGAAATTCGAATTCAGCGTGATAAAGGATTTGGTTTTGTAAGATACAATACTCATGCTGAGGCAGCTTTAGCAATTCAAATGGGAAATACCCACTCAGTTCTAGGTGGAAGGCAGATTAAGGTTCATCTTTGTGCTTGATAGTCTTTTTACCTCTAGTTGTGTGTTGTTCGACTAATCTGTTAGTGTTAAACCTTGATAGCTAACTGCTCTAATTTGTGTACTTGCAGTGTTCGTGGGGCAACAAGCCAACTCCACCTGGAACAACCTCGAACCCACTTCCTCCACCAGCTCCCACACCATTAGGTATTTCGGCCACTGACCTTTTGGCTTATGAGAGACAGCTAGCTATGAGCAAGATGGGTGGTGTCCCGGGCCTCATGGGTCAATATCCTTTGAAGCAAGCATCGATGGGGATGGCCTCTGGAGCAAGCCAAGCTATATATGATGGCGGTTTCCAGAATGTTGCTGCACAACAGCTCATGTATTATCAGTGATGTGGCTCTGCAGTTGTCGTTGCCTTTCTACCTAGTTTACCTTTAATAAcgcttgtttttttcttttcatgttctcttttttttgttcttaataTTTAGGCATCATGCCTAGTTAGATGTGAGTGCCACGTGTATCAATACGTATAATGTATGCTTTGTGTCCCAGTTTATTAGTAGGAATGAGGGAATACTACGAGGTTTGCTCCATTATTGTTGTTCATACATGCTTTGATGTTGCGACAGATCTAGAACATTTTCTTCGTCTTCTCTAGCAGGCAACGCGTTCGGGTACTGTATAAACTTGAGAGGTTGCTACTGCATCCATACAAGTTTGCTTCTTAACAATGAGTTTGTTTTAGTAACGACGTATTTGAATTTGCATTTGCTTGTTTGCTTCTTAACCATCAAGGTTTCAGCAGTACCGTATTTGAATTTGCTTCTGCTTGTAGTTTGTGTGGAATTTTATGCATTAAGGCCATGTATAATAAGagagcaaaaataaaataaaacggaGGAACATGTTCTTATTGTTAAATCGAAAATCAAATTGTTAAAGGACAAAATATCTATTCAACTGAAAATcaacaataaatattatatttggttATTAGAGtgtaaaaagattaaaaactGATTTATAATAGGTAATACAAAAAACAAATCGGTCGATGAGCATCCCAAGTATCCCCTTCTTTTTTTAGTTCCGATCAGGTTCCCACTGCAAATCTCTATTTTTCTATGTTACTGTTTTTTTTGGGTGCTATATTAGATAATTAGGTAAAACATTTATTACTAATTACAATAAGATTAATATCTCATTTTCGTTCCCTTAgataaaattattgtatttaGTAATTTAGCGTAAATAACTTACCATGAAAATTTCTCAAATTCTACCTTTCAATCGCATGATTTGCTTTTCAATGAtctgatatttatttttatctttagttaatttatatagaaaaattacataaatataatcttattttaccataatttctaaaattttctactatttaaaaaaacacaaaattttccTCTTGGATACCTCCCTATTTTCTTTCGGATAAAATTCGTTCCCTCTGCCCATTCGAATACATTCCTCCCATTAAGTATTAGCAATCCGTGAGCTATGTAACCGTAGATTTTCTGATGTATCcgatatcatatatatttttataatttgaaaaaaaatagagatataaagtaattataattttaagagACTTGTGTagtttttactatttatatTTTGCGGAACATAAGCAGGCTTTCGGGTCAATACCATGTCGATAGAGAATTGGATCACGAACGGGTCCAGTTGGGCTTCcactttttatgtatttatttactGAAACAAAACATAAACGTCCAGAGTCAAAATTTCTCCTCTCTGTGCTGCTTAATTATGCCCAATACACAGATACTACTTCACTAAGTCTCCGGCACCGGATCAACGCTGCTGTAGAATTTTCCGGCAATGGGGGTTTCGTTTAAGGTTTCCAAAACCGGTGCAAGGTTTCGGCCCAAACCAGTACATCCCGACACCGAAGAACATGACGACGTCGCTCTTCGAGCTAACAAAGAAAGGAATTCAGTTCTTCCACAAAATAAATCCAATTCCGCATCGACTGGAAGGCTCACGGTAATTTGATTGTTCACATGTTCTGTAATTAGGtttgattttcaatttcttcattttttttggtgGTCATTATGCTAAATTCGTAATTTTCGCTTATCTAAGATgagtttaatttgatttgactCCTTTGCACATTTCACTCCCAATGTTTAATGCTTTTACTGTTGCTCTAGCACGCTCTAAGTGCAAAAGGACAAGTTTCTGAGTTGCACTTGAGCGGCCATTTTCGATTTCTATCCTTTTCCTTATGATCTAACCCTAAACTATTTATTTCCTTGTAAAACCATGAATGAATTTataattatgtgaagtttttcTGGCTGAATAACTTTGAGGAGTAAAATATTGAAGGGATAATTGGTTCTTTGGATTGCAATAAGTGGATAATTATAAGGTGAATCAAGCGTGTTGCTTAGTGGTCAGATTGATAATTCGTGGAACATGTCGGGCTGCACACAAGCATGTCCTGACACCAGGATtgtcaaataataataataataataataataataataataataataataataataatagtatgtTGATTGTTATACAATGAACACTAATACAAAAATTGTAATGCACATATTGTAATACCAAAGTCATGATTAGTTGTGTCCTGATATTGCTAATATGTGATGGAAATAATACAGACTATCACAGAAGTTATGCAAGTATTGATTTTTACacgttttaatttttatcttggAACTCCACACTGAATTGATACTACAGAATTGCATCAATGGTGCAACCGAAACCAATGTTGTATTAATAATGCACAATTTTGTGTCTGGATTCTTATAAGCAATTAGATGATCTCAAAGAGTACACTTAAAATATCCTAAACTTCATCTTTTGTAAATGAGGTTGAATTTGCTGGAAACTTCCCTGCCTACACACATTATATTTGTACGCGAGACTGAAAGAATACTGAACAGTATGAATGAACATGCAGTAAAGGTAAATGGAACTTCTAGCTCATAAAATTCAATAAAGAAAGGACATAAATGAAGCCAAACTTTTAGCAAGATCAAGTTGGACATCTAAAATGTGGTGACGTGAGCGATCCAAGTTGTCAGCTAATGTTCACTGCCTCAAATAGTTAATCCATCATGCATAGTTACTTGACTCATGTGCTATTAATCTTACTAGCATATCATGAAAAAGTATGCCtcataaattgtgtttcttttgAAGAACCactcaaaattataatttcacttATAACATCCTCCTGTCTCCCATAGGGTGCGGTTGTTCATGGAAGCAAGGATGTTACCACAGTACCTGGTAAGTGAAGATATTGTAAAGGACTTCCATTTATATGGGGAGGACAAATGACTCGTTCTCTCTCCCACTTATTTTACCCTTTTCTTAAATGTCGAGAGTTgtgcatttttcagattcttATTTTGCTTAATTGAGCAGATAATGAAGTTTCCTTCACATTGTGCCTTTTCCTGGATGGATATTCTATTGGGAAGCCCTCTGAGGTTTGTTGTTAATCATCTCATATACACTATATAATAGTTGCAGGTTTTGGGGTGATAATTTTATGTTTTCCTCTTCAGATGCAGAATGAATATGGGCATCAAGCCTCTGAAAATGTTCCGAAATTATTGCATCCATATGATAGAGCATCTGAAACTCTCTTTTCAGTAAGTGTACTGAgctttatttttcatcttttcctTATCTCTCTCTATCTCTGGGTGTGTGGATCACCTGTTGCTTTGTTCCTGAActcttttttttacaaatttatagCAAAAGAAGGCAGTGTAAAATATCTGTACAAATGGGAATCAGCCACAAGCATCCATCAAGTTTTTACAACTATCTATTCCAAAAGAATTCTCTCGATACAACAAATATATGAATGACACTTCGATATTTTTATCCCTACTTTACACTCACAAGTCACAATGCAATTTCCTATTCAATCCAAATATGTCCAAACTGCATACATTGGTTACCTTCAGCTCGACATCTCAGTCCTTGGTAGCACCTAGAGAAAAGCCCGGGGTTAACATCTGTGATGTAAGGCTACTGTGTCCCAGTAGGTGGTGCCCTCGCCATTGTCATTACAAGCAATTCCAACTCACGATAATTTGCTTAGTCTTCCTTAGATTATCTCCCATCAAGGTCACAACCTGCATTGCACCTACCAAGTGAAAAAAGCTGCTTGTGGTGCAGTGGTGGTACCCAAATGTACTCAGCACCTCGCTCTTCTCCTTGCCTTCTGTTAACTCCCTGTATTTAGTGCCTGGCCCGCCGTATCCTCTTGTCTTCCTAACATGAACAGCTTgtaaaatacatttatttttcagGTTGTTCTTAGTCATAGGTCTTGAGCTGCTAGCAAATACTAGTATATTTTTGTGAACGTCTAGTGTGATTGAGAAACAGAAACTTGATGCTCAGTTTTAAGTTGAACTCATCTGTCCGTGCTTTTTATAAGGATTTATCtgtctttttttaaaacaaaagaaaaaaattaaaagaaggaTTTATCTGTCTATATACTCTTACGGTGtggtttttttcattttgatagtAATTAGCTTTTATAATAATAAGTCCTGTCAATATTAATTGGACTGGAGAAGTGAAAGCCCCACTTGATTGTGGGAATGCTTACAGTTTCCGATGCCGAAGCCATTCCACTCTTTACTGTTTCCTTTTCCAGGATGGACTTGGCTTCAGTATTCCTGAAGGAATTTAAGTTAATGGTTATGTAGATGATAACCAGCTTATGCAAAGTTTGTTTGATTATCTTGTTCTACTAtcttatcttttctttgtatatttGTCCTGTTACCtttctcaaaataaatttctttgtATATTTATGCAACTGGAGGCAATTGAGTCTGGACATCTGCCAGGCGATATTTTGGAGGATATACCTTGCAAATATGTTGACGGAACTCTAGTCTGCGAGGTAAGGTTTCTGGTCCAGAAGAGCAATTATAACTCCTATAAGATTTATAATATCATGGGTTGTACTTTCTTCAATTTGTATTCACCATCTTATGAATAGAGAATTGTTGTTTCGTATGCTAAGAGATGCTAATAGACCCCGCTTCTTCTTGAGAAACACGAGCTCCCTCTGTCACAAAAATGCGGAGTTGGAGTGCAATAGTTAAAGCATCTAATATTCGGTTTGGACTTTGGATTAGAAAATCAATCttccaattttcttttaatttagcTTTTTACTCTTGTATTTTTCTAATCTGTTTTGGATACGCTTTTGTCAAGCCAGTGGTCTTATCGGAAACAAAAAGGTCTGCCTACACCCCACCCTCATCATATCCCATTTATGGGGTCATACTGGGCATTATGTTCTTGTAGTAAAGTTACAGATTTGGTAAACATGCAagtaaaatatatcataaatccgtgttttataattaaaatattgaggTACGTTaacctataaaaataaaaataataatttaggtTCGTTTGAATGGATCActgtaaaaggaaaaaaatgttaaattccCCAATACTTGTAGTGTCATGTAGACAGGAGAGAGGGAATTAGATTAGAGTTCGGAACATCCAATTTTGCGCCTCTACTTAATGGAAGAGATCAAAACAACAAATGGACTTTTAACAGGATGTCTGTCACTCAGCTGTCATTgactttattcttcttcttgcGAAATTTTCTACCTTCTACATTTCTTTGTTCTCCTTCTGAAATTACTGTCACCATTCCTTCCCCTATTACATAAACATAGAATTAGGATAGTGTTTTATTACTTAAAATTACTATTGCAGGTGCGAGATTATCGGAAGTGCTTCCCTGAAGTTGGACAAAATGCGCCTTCAGCCACTAGTTGTCCCATTATTAACAGAGTATGTCTAAAAATGTCTCTTGAAAATGTGGTGAAGGACATTCCATTGATTTCAGATAGTGCTTGGACATATGGTGATATGATGGTTAGTAAGATCAACCCCTCTTAGTGGCATTCAAATGGTTttgtattttaatgaattattcTTTTATACTGTAGGAAGTCGAATCCCGGATATTAAGAGCCCTACAACCACAACTCTGCTTAGACCCCGCCCCAAAGTTAGAAAGCCTCTGCAACAACAAAGCTTCCTCAAAGGTAGTGTGCTTTATTCATCTTCATGTGGTAGAAGGAGCTCATGTATTTAAACTGTCCTATATTTTGTTTACAGTTGACATTGGGTATAGGCAATCTAAGGAGGAAAAGACTGAGGCAGCTTCCAGATGTGATTGTCATGTCTAATGATAAGATCCatggaaaaaatatttgcaTTGATAGAGTGCCAGAAAGTTCAAGGTCCGGAGATACTGGACAGCTTCTGCCGCAGCCTGCTCATGAGAATCTGAACCGACAAAATAATGGACCAACCAATATGTTGGCACTAAGAAGTAACAGTTTTGGGTCTGAGACCTCTATTCCAGCATCGCCTTCGGTACCTCAGCAACCAAAGTATCCAATGGGGGTTGTGAGTCCAAGAATCATGCAGGACCATAGGTCAGGAGTTTTAAATGCATCAGTAGCTTCTCCTGCTGCGCCAGAAATGATGCTTTCATATGCGGATGCGATGAGCTCTGGTGCTGCTTCTTTACATGGTAAGAGAGAGAATCATGATGGCCAAGCATCTCCCCTGTCCAATATAAACAAGAGGGCAAGGTTTACACATATGAGTGCTGATTCCAATCAACAGCAACTTATAGGAGGACAAATAGATGGCTCTCATGCTCCAGATTTGCACTGGAAAAATTCCTTATTACAGCAACATTCAGTTCCCAGGGGAATTCCATATGCTAATACAAACATGCAAAAGTATCCTCAACAAATTTTTGAAGGGGGTCTGAACCAGGAAGCTGGAACAATGCCATTCACTGCAGGACAGCAAGGAATAAAGTATAACTTAAAGGAAGAGCCTGCTGAGATAGAGAGATTGGACAAATTAGAGCCAGGAAGGACTAAAAATGAGATGCAGATGGTGGAATCGGATATGAACCTTATGGAATCCCAGCAGGCCCGACTAAAGCAGAGAATGACGCAGCAGTTTACGCGGTCTGGTTTTCCTCAGACACCCTGGAATGGCCTTGGTCAGCCTCTTGAAAACAATCTTCGGAAAGAAGACCCATTCCAGAACAGGAAAATAGTGCAAAGTCCTCGTGTATCTGCAGGAGGCTTGCCTCAATCTCCTTTATCCTCTAAGTCTGGAGAGTTTTCTAATGGTTCTGTAGGAGCTCAATACGGTGCAGCTGTGACTAGTGGACTTATACAATCAATGAAGGAGAAGCAAGGATCCACATCTGTTGCTCCAGCTGGTGGAACAACTTCTATGACTTCTAGCGCCAATGATTCCATGCAGCGGCAACACCAGGCTCAAATTGCTGCAAGGCGGAGATCCAATTCTGTTCCTAAGACCCCCATGATGAGCGGAGTTGGTTCTCCTGCCAGTGTCAGTACCATGAGTCTTCCAATAAATGCAAGCAGTCCTCCCGTAGGATCTACACACTCAGCTGACCAAATCATACTTGAAAGGTTCTCCAAAATTGAAATGCTGACAACTAGGTATGTTTATTGCACATTATTTTGACCATCTTCAAATAAGCTATTATTTTGAATGAACACAAGTTTATTATGTCAAATAGAGCACTTAAATTATGTCATCTTGGTCAAAGG
Proteins encoded in this window:
- the LOC107023548 gene encoding oligouridylate-binding protein 1B-like isoform X1; translation: MQNQRLKQQQQQALMQQALLQQQSLYHPGLLAPPQIEPIPSGNLPPGFDPTTCRSVFVGNIHPQVTEPLLQEVFSSTGLVEGCKLIRKEKSSYGFIHYYDRRSAALAIVTLNGRHLFGQPIKVNWAFASGQREDTSSHFNIFVGDLSPEVTDAMLFACFSVYPGCSDARVMWDQKTGRSRGFGFVSFRNQQDAQSAINDLTGKWLGSRQIRCNWATKGANSNDDKQSSDAKSVVELTNGSSEDGKEAANSDAPENNPQYTTVYVGNIAPEVTQIDLHRYFHALGAGVIEEIRIQRDKGFGFVRYNTHAEAALAIQMGNTHSVLGGRQIKCSWGNKPTPPGTTSNPLPPPAPTPLGISATDLLAYERQLAMSKMGGVPGLMGQYPLKQASMGMASGASQAIYDGGFQNVAAQQLMYYQ
- the LOC107023548 gene encoding oligouridylate-binding protein 1B-like isoform X2; the protein is MQNQRLKQQQQQALMQQALLQQQSLYHPGLLAPPQIEPIPSGNLPPGFDPTTCRSVFVGNIHPQVTEPLLQEVFSSTGLVEGCKLIRKEKSSYGFIHYYDRRSAALAIVTLNGRHLFGQPIKVNWAFASGQREDTSSHFNIFVGDLSPEVTDAMLFACFSVYPGCSDARVMWDQKTGRSRGFGFVSFRNQQDAQSAINDLTGKWLGSRQIRCNWATKGANSNDDKQSSDAKSVVELTNGSSDGKEAANSDAPENNPQYTTVYVGNIAPEVTQIDLHRYFHALGAGVIEEIRIQRDKGFGFVRYNTHAEAALAIQMGNTHSVLGGRQIKCSWGNKPTPPGTTSNPLPPPAPTPLGISATDLLAYERQLAMSKMGGVPGLMGQYPLKQASMGMASGASQAIYDGGFQNVAAQQLMYYQ
- the LOC107023310 gene encoding protein PHYTOCHROME-DEPENDENT LATE-FLOWERING, with amino-acid sequence MGVSFKVSKTGARFRPKPVHPDTEEHDDVALRANKERNSVLPQNKSNSASTGRLTGAVVHGSKDVTTVPDNEVSFTLCLFLDGYSIGKPSEMQNEYGHQASENVPKLLHPYDRASETLFSAIESGHLPGDILEDIPCKYVDGTLVCEVRDYRKCFPEVGQNAPSATSCPIINRVCLKMSLENVVKDIPLISDSAWTYGDMMEVESRILRALQPQLCLDPAPKLESLCNNKASSKLTLGIGNLRRKRLRQLPDVIVMSNDKIHGKNICIDRVPESSRSGDTGQLLPQPAHENLNRQNNGPTNMLALRSNSFGSETSIPASPSVPQQPKYPMGVVSPRIMQDHRSGVLNASVASPAAPEMMLSYADAMSSGAASLHGKRENHDGQASPLSNINKRARFTHMSADSNQQQLIGGQIDGSHAPDLHWKNSLLQQHSVPRGIPYANTNMQKYPQQIFEGGLNQEAGTMPFTAGQQGIKYNLKEEPAEIERLDKLEPGRTKNEMQMVESDMNLMESQQARLKQRMTQQFTRSGFPQTPWNGLGQPLENNLRKEDPFQNRKIVQSPRVSAGGLPQSPLSSKSGEFSNGSVGAQYGAAVTSGLIQSMKEKQGSTSVAPAGGTTSMTSSANDSMQRQHQAQIAARRRSNSVPKTPMMSGVGSPASVSTMSLPINASSPPVGSTHSADQIILERFSKIEMLTTRFQLYPKKSKVEEYSSRKPNVFPTQQLHVHLSNDSNNENVKDESCKMSLSKSLVGGSTNVCKRRVLDFLQTERVLQGNGYSCVPKARTRMVLSEKPNDGTVSMLIGEIEEVEYTNVEEHLPTLPNTHFADLLAAQFCSLMAREGFLVEDHVQPRPISMNRASSSQTNMPGMPPNGSVADLQQYSEGVSGQLSNELARPSNGINSSINSPQNMQGQRVLPSGNAQALQISQGLLTGVSMPSRAQQSDPLSPLQQQQQQQQQQNQHPLIQQQHPQLQRSQLMLASNPLAHLNTVGQNSMQLGNQMANKPSAVQLQLLQQQQQQQQQQQPQQLQSQQSQSQHPQMQRKMMMSLNNVGMGNISNNIAALGGLSNVMGMGGVRGVGGPGISAPMGAIAGMGNISQNTINISQASNISNAISQQLRSGALTPQQAVFMQTKLRMAAQNRTNILGSQQSSLGGMTGNRQMHPGSTGLSILGSLNRGNINPMQRPGMGPMGPPKLMAGMNLYMNQQQQQQQQQQQQQQQQQQIQLQQQQMQQQQMQQQQQLQQQQQETASPLQAVVSTPPVGSPSNLAIPQQMNQNSQQPQQQQQQHQQASPQQMSQRTPLSPQLSSGAIHPMSTGNPEACPASPQLSSQTLGSVGSITNSPMELQGVNKSNSINNA